A section of the candidate division WOR-3 bacterium genome encodes:
- a CDS encoding tetratricopeptide repeat protein, whose amino-acid sequence MSDEKSNGSKQADILLHIEMGKAYLRRGRREDALRELKTALALAPDYPDLHHEIGVVYALTGNYEKAIEFFKKSIELNPKYLEPRLNLAITLSDAGYDKEAIEHFKAVKDIEKNSKFLFGAAGSRIANAHAYTGDLYFDVEAFDSAINEYKKGIEIAPDFLDIGLKLSKAYIAIGDFSSAEIQLLAILKKDPNFRDALRILGSINLKMGKKDKAKAIWTKMLIENPEDNEAQVLLNTLNDFENNAD is encoded by the coding sequence TTGAGTGACGAAAAATCCAACGGCAGCAAACAGGCGGACATACTGCTTCACATTGAAATGGGAAAGGCTTATCTCCGCCGCGGCAGAAGAGAGGACGCTCTCAGAGAACTTAAAACCGCTCTCGCTCTGGCTCCGGATTATCCCGATCTGCACCATGAAATCGGTGTCGTTTACGCTCTGACAGGCAACTACGAAAAGGCCATAGAATTTTTCAAAAAATCTATAGAGCTGAATCCAAAATATTTGGAACCGCGCTTAAACTTAGCCATAACTCTTTCGGACGCCGGTTACGACAAGGAAGCCATAGAGCACTTCAAAGCGGTCAAGGATATTGAAAAAAACAGCAAATTCCTTTTCGGAGCCGCCGGATCGAGGATAGCAAACGCACACGCCTACACGGGAGATTTGTATTTCGACGTCGAGGCATTTGACAGCGCGATAAATGAATACAAAAAGGGAATTGAAATCGCTCCGGATTTCCTCGACATCGGCCTCAAACTATCGAAAGCTTACATAGCCATCGGCGATTTTTCTAGCGCCGAAATACAGCTGCTCGCGATTCTTAAAAAAGACCCGAATTTCAGAGACGCGTTGAGAATTCTGGGTTCCATAAACCTGAAAATGGGCAAGAAAGACAAAGCCAAAGCTATCTGGACAAAAATGCTCATTGAGAATCCCGAAGACAACGAAGCTCAGGTCCTTTTGAATACACTGAACGATTTCGAGAACAATGCTGATTGA
- the upp gene encoding uracil phosphoribosyltransferase: protein MLIEIDCPLARNDLSVARNAGTSKNGFRSAISRMTACLFIEASKNIELRNSHVRTPLEQTVGKFIEQSKIALVPILRAGMWMVNPILGFLPEVNVYPVGIKRNEKTLRPVTYYTCIPDDLRGIHVFLLDPMLATGGSIIAAYSALLKGNPKVIDVLTIISAPEGIAKLEKSHPEARIYTVSLDRELNNKGYILPGLGDAGDRIFG from the coding sequence ATGCTGATTGAAATCGACTGCCCGTTAGCCCGGAATGATTTAAGCGTGGCAAGAAACGCCGGCACTTCCAAAAACGGATTCAGATCGGCGATCTCGAGGATGACCGCCTGTCTTTTTATTGAAGCATCGAAAAATATCGAGCTTCGAAACTCCCACGTCAGGACACCTTTGGAACAGACCGTCGGCAAATTCATCGAACAGTCAAAAATCGCCCTTGTACCGATTTTGAGAGCCGGAATGTGGATGGTGAATCCCATCCTCGGCTTTCTTCCTGAAGTCAATGTCTATCCAGTGGGAATAAAAAGAAACGAGAAAACACTCAGACCCGTGACATACTACACCTGTATTCCGGATGATTTGAGAGGTATTCATGTCTTTCTTCTCGACCCTATGCTTGCGACCGGAGGTTCGATTATCGCCGCTTATTCGGCTCTTTTGAAAGGAAATCCGAAAGTCATAGACGTTTTGACAATAATCAGCGCTCCGGAAGGGATCGCAAAACTGGAAAAATCGCACCCTGAAGCGAGAATTTACACTGTATCTCTCGACAGAGAGCTCAACAACAAAGGATACATACTGCCGGGTTTAGGTGACGCCGGAGACAGAATATTCGGCT